One Gemmatimonadaceae bacterium genomic window, ACGCCGGAACCGCTCTCGTCAACTCGAGGACCGGCCGCACGTCTTTCGTTTCGAGCGCGACACCCGACCCGGTCGCCGTCGCGTGGCGCGAGCGGTTTCCGGCGACGTTCCGGGCCGGGGGCCCAGACATTCTCGACGCGCTCACCGCCAATCCGCTGAGTGTGGCGGGAGGGCCACGCGGCGCACGCTCGTCTCCCACGGACAGCGTCTTTCGGCGCGAAGTGTCGCGGCTGTACGCGCGCATGCGGCAGGCACTCGCATCCGGCAACCTCACCGCGTTCGCGACGGCTTACGACTCGCTTGGGGCGTTGATCGGACGTGAGTGATGGACAGCGAACGGCGGTCGTCGCGCTGGGAGGGAACGCGTTGTCGCCGCCGGGCGAACGGTCGACGATCGCCGACCAGTTCCGTCATACGCGCGAGAGTCTCGCGGCAATCGTGGACCTCGCCCGCGACGGATGGCACCTCTGCGTCGTCCATGGCAACGGACCCCAGGTTGGTGATGAGCTCATCCGCAACGAAGTTGCGCGCGCCGACGTCGAGCCGCTGCCACTGGGAGTCCTCGTCGCGGCAACGGCAGGATGGATCGGCTACATGATCCAGCAGTCGCTCGACAATGCGCTACGCAAAGCCGGAATCGCTCGTTCCGTTACGACGATCGTCACGCAGGTGCAGGTAGATCCATCGGACAGCGCGTTGCTCAATCCGTCGAAATTCATCGGACATGCGATACCCGAGGACAGAGCCGCTGCGCTCATCGGCGAAGGGCACTCGGTGAAACAGGATGCCAACGGGATGTACCGCCGAGTAGTGGGGAGCCCGGTTCCACGTGGCATTCACGACATGGAGATCATCAAGCCGCTGGTCGAGAGTGGAACGATTGTCATCGCCTGCGGCGGCGGCGGAGTTCCGGTTTACACCGATGCGCTGAAGAACCTCGAGGGTGTTGACGCAATCATCGACAAGGACGCGGTTGCTGCGGTGCTCGCCGCGGAGCTGGGCGCGGAGCTGCTGTTGATTCTCACCAGCGTCGATGCCGTGTACGCTGATTGGGGAACGCCGGCGAAGCGTGCGCTCTCCACCATGACTGTTGCCGAAGCCCAATCGCTCGACGCGGCGAAGGCGTTCGGGGAAGGGAGCATGGCGCCCAAGGTTCGCGCAGCTGCTGACTTCGTCAGCAAGACCGGAGGCCGCGCAATCATTGCGGCGTTGGATCAGGGAATGGAAGCAGTTCATGGTCGGGCGGGAACCACTATTGCCCGTTAAGTTCCCCCGGCGCTCATCCGTCATAGATGCCACAGCATATCTGATGAGGAAATCGATCTAGGTGAACATCCACGAGTACCAGGCAAAAGAGATTTTTCGCGCAGCGGGCATCCCGATCCCGCCCGGCGAGGTAGCCACTACTCCCGATGAAGCTGAGAAGATCGCCCGAAAATTCGGCGGTACAGTGGTGGTCAAGGCGCAGGTCCATGCGGGCGGGCGGGGAAAGGCCGGAGGCGTGAAGCTCGCAAAAACCCCAGAGGAAGCGCGCGAAGCTGCTGCCCGAATACTTGCTCTGACGATCAAAGATCTTCCAGTGAAAAAAGTTCTCGTCACCCCGGCGGCCGAAATCGCGACTGAGGCGTACGTAGGAGTGATCGTCGATCGCGCGTCGAAGCGGCCTGTTTTCATGGTGAGTCCGGCCGGCGGCATCGACATCGAGGAAGTGGCGGAAAAAACGCCCGAGAAAATCCGGCGGCACCCGGTCGACCCGCGGTATGGACTGCGCACCTACGAGGCAATGGAGCTCGGCTTTTTTCTGTACGACGATGTGAAGCAGGCGCGCGCTGCCGCGAAGATCATGCAGCAGCTTTACTCGGCCTTCATCGCAAGCGGCGGGTCCCTCGCTGAAATCAATCCGCTGGTCACGACGCCCTCGGGAGATGTCGTTGCTCTCGACGCAAAGATGGTCGTCGACGACAACGAGCTCGATCGTCTACCGAACCTTGCCGCGCTCCGCGACGAAACCGCGGAGGCGCCAAGCGAAGTCGAAGCGCGCAATGCAAGCCTCACCTTCATCAAGCTCGACGGAAATGTGGGCTGCGTCGTGAACGGAGCTGGACTCGCGATGGCAACAATGGATCTCGTGAAGTACTACGGCGGGGAGCCCGCGAATTTCCTGGACATCGGGGGCTCTTCCAATCCTGAAAAAGTAGTCGCCGCGCTGCGCATCATCACCGCCGATCCGAATGTGAAGGCAATCCTGTTCAACATATTCGGCGGAATAACGCGCACCGACGATGTAGCGAATGGAATAGTGACCGCGACAAAGCTCAATCCTCTGAAAGTGCCGATCGTGATCCGGCTCACGGGGACCAACGAAGAGATTGCGGTGAAGATCCTCGAGGAGAACGGGTTCGTCGCGATGACCGACATGGATGAAGCCGTGCAGAAAGCAGTGGCGCTCGCGACGGGAAAAGCAGCGTGAGCATATTCATCGATAACGACACGCGGCTCATCGTTCAGGGCATCACCGGCCGCGACGGCTCGTTCCACGCGCGGCAAATGATGGAGTACGGGACCCGGGTCGTCGGTGGTGTCACCCCGGGAAAGGGTGGGCAGAAGTTCGACGGAACAGTGCCGATCTTCAACACCGTCGAGCAGGCAGTAGCAGAGACCGGTGCAAACGCATCGGTCATCTACGTTCCACCGATGTTCGCGGCCGACGCGATGATGGAGGCTGCAGATGCCGGAATTCCTTTCATCGTCTGCATCACCGAAGGCGTCGCTGTGCTCGACATGACGAAGGTCTATCCATTCGTGCGGGAGAAGGGCGCCAGGCTCCTCGGACCGAATTGTCCCGGCCTCATCTCTCCGGGAAAGTCGAAGGTCGGCATTATCCCCGGCAGGATTTGCACGCCGGGGCCAATTGGGCTCGTCAGTCGTTCCGGAACGCTTACCTACGAGGTTGTCTTCCAGATGACGAGGGCCAACCTCGGACAGACGACATGTGTCGGAATCGGAGGCGATCCGATAAACGGGACCAGTTTCATCGACTGCCTCGCGGCCTTCGAGGCCGATCCTGATACCCAGGCTGTCGTCATGATCGGCGAGATCGGCGGCACTGACGAGCAGGAGGCAGCGGCATTCGTGAAAGCAAAGATGAGCAAACCGGTGGTCGGGTTCATTGCGGGGCAGACGGCTCCGCCGGGACGCAGGATGGGTCACGCAGGCGCGATAATCTCGGGATCGTCCGGCACGGCGGCCGAGAAGATGGAAGCCTTCGAGAAGAACGGAATCGCTGTCGCAAGGCGGCCCATCGATGTCGTGCAACTTCTCAGGTAACAATAACCAAGTCACTACAGGACAACGATATGGCTGGAAGCAGGACTCTCTCTATAATCAAGCCGGATGCCTTCGCCTCCGGGAAAGCAGGCAAGATCATATCGCATCTCGAGGACGCGGGATTTCAGATTGTCGCGTCGCGAGTGTTGCGACTCACTCAGGAGCAGGCCGGCGCTTTCTACGCGGTCCACAAAGAGCGCCCCTTCTTTGGGCCGCTCACGACTTTCATGACCTCAGGCGCGTGCATGCCGATGGTGCTGGAGCGCGACGACGCGGTTGCGGCGCTCAGGCGGACGATTGGAGCGACCGATCCGGCCGAGGCGGAGGAGGGTACGGTCCGCAAGCTGTACGCGGAATCGAAGGAGCGAAACGCGATTCACGCCTCCGATTCGGACGAAAATGCGGAGCGCGAAGTAGCGTTCTTCTTCCCGGCAACCGAGCTTCTTCAGGCGCGCTAGGGCGCGCGCCGTCGGCCTTTTCCCTTGCGGTTAAGGTCGCTAGTTTTAAGAACTTATGCTGTCATTTGACATCCGCTCGCTGGAGTCGCAGGCAGCGCATGTGGACGGCACCGTTTCACCGGACGATCCGGTGTGGGAGGCCCGAGACATGCGCCCCGCGAGGCCGATCCATGTCGAGGGTCGGCTTTCAGCGGCAGGTCCGGGCCGCTTCTATTTCAGCGGACGAATGAGCGGCACAAGCGAAATGCCTTGCCGGCGATGCCTGGAGGACGTGCGAGTTGAGGTGTCGGAGGATGAGCATTTCATCTTCTCGGCCGCCGGTGAGGAGGAGACTGACGATCCGGATGTCTTTCCTTTCGATCCCCAGGCTCACCAGCTCGACATGAGGCCGGCCGTCAGGGAAGCCTGGCTGCTCGCCGCGCCAGCCTTTGTGCAATGTCGTGAGGACTGTAAGGGGATTTGCCCGACGTGTGGAACCGACTGGAACGTGGCCGATTGCGACTGCGAGCCAGTGACAATTGACAGCCGCTGGGAAAAGTTGCGCGCGATTCGCGACGACCTTTCCTAGAGCGTACCTACTTTATCCTGATATCAAATGGCCGTCCCGAAGCGACGTACCTCGAAGAGGAAGAAACGCGCGCGCAACACGCACAAGATTGCGCCTTCGATTGCGATCCAGAAGTGTCCGCGCTGCCAGAGCATGAAGCGTCCGCATCACGTTTGTGAGGAGTGCGGATATTACGACGGTGAGCAGCGAGTAGCAGCAAGGGAAGCATAGAGTTGGCGCGCATCGCGTTGGACGCCATGGGGGGCGACTTCGCTCCCAGGGCACCTATCGCCGGTGCGCTGCATGCTCTGACAGAGCTCGAGCACGACCACGTCGTGCAGCTCGTCGGGCACACTAGGTCCATTGAGAATCAGCTCAGCGCCCTGCTTGAAGGCGAGCTCGCGGGATGCCGGCACGTGCGCGAGCGGATCACGATCGTCGACGCTCCGGATACGATAGCGATGTCCGACAAGCCGACCGCAGCGCTGCGGAGCGGATCGAACAATACCGTGTCGGTCGGATTGAGGCTGCAGGTGGACGCTGAATCCGACGCATTTGTATCCGCGGGGAACACCGGCGCTCAGATGGCCGCCTCCGCACTGCTACTCGGGCGGCATGCCGGACTCACGCGGCCGGCGATCGCCACGATTTTTCCAACGGCGCGCAAGCCCCTCGTTTTCCTCGACTCCGGCGCAAACGTCGACTGCTCCGCAAACGAGCTCGTGCAGTTTGCCTGGCTCGGTTCGGTCTACGCCGAATACGTGCTCGGCCGGTACAAGCCGGCGGTTGGCCTCCTCAGCATCGGCGAAGAGAAGGAGAAGGGAAATACCACCAGTAAAGCGGCATACGCTCTGTTCCAGAGCGCAGGCTTCAATTTTCACGGCAACGTCGAAGGTCGTGACCTTCCGGCCGGCGCAAGCGACCGCGGGCCGATCGACGTCGTCGTATGCGACGGCTTCGTCGGCAATGTCGTGCTCAAGTTCTACGAGGCCGTCATGCCGATGATCGTCGGCCTTTTGACCGACGTGCCATCGTTCGACAGAGGGAAGCTGGAGGCTGCGCTCGGCCCGCTTGATTCCACTTCCTACGGCGGAGCGCCATTGCTCGGCGTTCGTGGCGTCAGCATCATCTGTCATGGAAACTCTTCGCCGCGGGCGATCAAGAACGCAGTGAAAGTCGCAGTGCGTGCGGTCGAGACGCGCGTGAACGAGCACATCGAAGAGCGTCTGCTCGGCCTGGTGTCGGGCTCGGGCACGGGACAGGTCGCGTGAAGCGGCCTATCGCGGCGGTGGTGGGCACCGGTCGAGGCGTTCCCGAAGGCGTGATGACGAATCACGACTTCGCAGCCATCGGAATCGAGACGTCGCACGAGTGGATTGTCGAGCGGTCGGGGATCGTCGAGCGCCGCATCGCCCGCAACGGCGAGACGACATGTTCGATGGCTGCAGACGCCGCACGGAAAGCCATGGAGCGCGCCAACGTCCACCCCGGACAGCTCGACACCATCATTCTCAGTACAGCCACGCCCGACCGCCTGCTGCCTTCGACTGCCGTCGATCTTCAAGCCGAGCTCGGCGCAGGCCGCGCCGCTGCTTTCGATATTGGAGCTGCGTGTGCGGGCTGGCTCTACGCGATGACCGTGGCCGAAGGGATGATTACCTCTGGAACGTCCGAGACGGTTCTCGTCGTAGGCGCCGAGAAGATGAGCGCAATCGTCGACTGGAAGGATCGAGCGACGTGCGTTCTCTTCGGAGACGGGGCCGGCGCGGCGATTCTCCAGCGCGCGAAAACGGGCAAGGGAATTCTCTCTGCCTACATGCGGAGTGACGGAAAACTCGCCGACCTGCTGTATCGCCCCGCGGGCGGGGCGACAAATCAGTTCTCGCAGCAGGTGCTCGACGAGCGTACCCACTACGTGCGGATGGCCGGGAGGGAGGTTTTCAAACACGCGGTCAGGTCGATGTCCGATGCTGCTGACCGTGCTCTCGACGCGGCAAGATTGACCGGTGACGACATTGACCTTCTGATTCCGCATCAGGCCAACGTCCGCATCATCGAAGCGACTGCCAAGCACTCCGGCATTCCCATGGAAAAGGTCTACGTCAATGTCGACCGCTTCGGCAACACGTCGTCGGCGTCGATTCCAATCGCTATCGACGAAGCAATCGAGCGCGGTCAGATTCACGAAGGAAGCACCGTCCTTCTTGTCGCTTTCGGCGCCGGCTTCACCTGGGCGTCGATGATAATCCGCTTCTAGAAGGTGGACGTCGTCCTTCTGTTCCCCGGCCAGGGTTCGCAAAAGCCCGGGATGGGTAAGGATCTCGCAGAGGAGTTTCCGGAGGCGCGCCGGGTTTTCGAGGAGGTCGACGAAGCTCTCGGCTTCTCGCTCAGCAAGCTCTGCTTCGAGGGCCCGGCCGAAGAGCTGACGCTGACGCACAACGCGCAGCCGGCGCTGCTTGCACACGGGGCCGCAGCGTGGAGTGTCGTTCGGAATCGGATCGGAAGCGCGGTCTGCGCCGCCGCGGGCCACTCACTCGGCGAGCACACCGCCTACCACGCCGCCGACGCGACGACGCTCGCGGATGCGGTGAGACTGGTTCGCCGGCGCGGACAGCTCATGTACGAGGAGGGGCTCAACCGGCCCGGCGCGATGGCAGCTGTTCTCGGCAAGCTCGAGCAGACCATCGAATCACTTTGCGAGCAGGCAAGCCGCACTTCGGGAGTCGTCGTACCCGCGAACTACAATACGGAGGAGCAGATCGTCGTGTCCGGCGAAGTGAGTGGAGTTGAGCGCGTAATGGCGCTGGCAAAGGAGGCGGGTGCGAAGCGCGCAGTTCGTCTTCCAGTGAGCGGTGCGTTTCATTCGCCATTGATGAAGCCTGCCGAGGACGGCCTTCGACAGGCGCTGGCGTCGACGCCGTTTGCGGAGCCCGCTTTTCCTGTTTTCTCGAACGTGACCGAGCAGGAGTCGCGCAGCTCCGCCGACGCGCGCGAGCTTCTCGCAACGCAGCTCACTTCGCCCGTACGGTGGGCCGGGGAGATCACCAACATCGCTTCTCGCTTCCGGGACCCGATTTTCGTGGAGCTCGGCCCGGGAGCAGTATTGACTGGATTGCTGACGCGGATCGTGCCCGGTGCGCGGGGGTTGGCGTGCGGAACACCGGCTGAAGTCGAGAAGCTCATGAGTAAGGTGGCTTGATGGAGATCGATCTCTCGAACAGAGTCGCGCTCGTCACAGGCAGCACGCGCGGAATCGGGCGCGCGATCGCCTCGACGCTGGGTAGCTGCGGTGCCCGGGTCGCCGTGGTTGGACGAGACAAGGAGAAGGCCGACGCCGTTGCGGCCGAGCTCGGTGGTGGGGCGATGGGCTTCGCGTGCGACGTGAGCGACTCGGCTGCGGTCGCGCAGCTCGTTGCGGAGACTGAAGCCGCGTTCGGCTCACTGGACATCCTCGTCAACAACGCCGGATTGACCCGGGACAACATAGTCATGCGTTTGAAGGACGAGGACTGGGACGCGGTGCTCGATGCAAACCTTCGCGGCGCGTTTGCGACAATACGCGCAGCGAGCAAAGGAATGATCAAGCGCCGGTGGGGAAGGATCATAAACATCTCGAGCGTCGTCGGGATCATTGGCAACAAGGGCCAGGCAAACTACGCGGCGAGCAAGGCGGGGCTGATCGGTTTAACGAAGACAGTCGCGAAAGAGCTGGCATCCAGGAACATTCTGGTGAATGCCATCGCGCCGGGCTTCATCGAGACCGAAATGACAGACGCGATGACGGCGGAGGCCCGTAAAGGCCTGATTGACGCCATCCCGCTCGACCGTCTCGGATCAACGGATGATGTAGCTCAGGCAGTTGCGTTTCTTTCATCTGATTATGCGTCGTACATCACCGGCCAGGTACTCGTTGTCGACGGCGGAATGGTGATGTAGAAGCCGCTCTAACGCAGCGGCGTAACTTTCTGTCAGTACGTCAGTTGGATATATTTCTGACCCAACCCACCACGAAGAGGAATTTGAGATGGCCGACAACTCTGAGAAGGTCAAGGACATCATCGAGAAGGAGCTCGGCGTCGAGCGTGAAAAGCTCACCAATGAAGCCAGCTTCATCGAAGACCTTGGGGCGGACAGTCTCGACATCGTCGAGCTCGTCATGGAATTCGAGAAGGAGTTCAATATCGACATTCCTGACGAGGATGCAGAGAAGCTGCGGACCGTCGGAGACGCCCTGGGCTATCTGAATACGAAAGTTCCCGCGTAATGAAGCGAAGGGTCGTCGTCACCGGCATGGGAGCGATTACGCCCGTTGGTAACGACGTGGCGACGACTTGGCAGGCCCTGCTGGATGGAAAATCAGGCGCCGCGCCAATCACCCACTTCGACGCGTCCGGCTTTCCGGTCCGCTTTGCGTGTGAGGTGAAAGGATTCGATCCCCTCGAGTTCATGGATCGGAAGGAGGCCAAGCGCGCCGACCAGTTCACCCAGTACGCAGTCGGTGCGGCGAAGCAGGCGATGACACACGCCGGTCTCGCGGTGCAGAACGGAATGGACCCCGACCGTATCGGCGTGATAATCGGGAGCGGCATCGGCGGTCTCAAGATTTTCGAGGAGCAGCACGATGTCTACCGGCAGCGTGGACCGGGAAAGATCTCTCCTTTCTTCATCCCGATGTTCATCTCCGACATCGCCGCCGGCATCGTGTCGATGCAGTTCAACGCCAAGGGCCCAAACTACGCCACCGTATCAGCTTGTGCGACGAGCGCTCACGCAATTGGTGATGCCTACCGCACCATCCAGTACGGCGACGCCGACGTGATGATCACCGGAGGAGCGGAAGCGACTGTGACGCCGATGGCGATCGGCGGATTCGCGAACATGAAAGCTCTTTCGGAGCGGAACGAATCACCCGAGACAGCTTCGCGTCCCTTCGACGCGACGCGCGACGGCTTCGTGATGGGTGAAGGCTCGGGGATCGTGATCCTGGAAGAGCTCGAGCACGCGCGCGCACGCGGCGCGAAGATTTACGCCGAGGTCGCCGGGTATGGAGCGACGGGAGATGCATACCACCTGACCGCGCCGGCTCCAAACGGCGAGGGCGCCCAGCGCGCCATGAAGCGGGCAATGAAAGATGCGGGATTTGCCGTGGAAGACATCCAGTACATCAACGCCCACGGAACGTCGACGCCGGCCAACGACCTGAACGAGACTGCCGCAATCAAGGCGGTGTTCGGAGATGCTGCGAAGACCGTGAGCATCAGCTCCACCAAGGGAGCGACCGGTCACATGCTTGGAGCGGCTGGAGCGATCGAGTTCATCATCAGCACGCTGGTGGTACGCGAGGGGGTCATTCCTCCAACCATCAATTACGAGACTCCCGACCCCGAGTGCGATCTCGACTATACGCCCAACAAGTCCATCGATCGCGACGTCACGGGTGTCCTCAGCAACAGCTTCGGCTTCGGCGGGCACAATACAACGCTCGCCGTGAAGCGATTCGTCGACTAGACGATGCTGCGCTCGCCGGAATTCGATCTGTCCCGTGTTTCGGACGCGCCGCTTCGCAGGGTTGGCGAGAAGGTCCTCGCGGGCGCGCGACTCAATGACGACGACGCGGGAGTCATGTTTCGCTCTCCCGATCTCCTCGGTCTCGGCGCACTTGCTTCGCATGTGAATGCGCTCCGTCACGGCGACGTCGTGACATTTGCCGCGAATCAACACATCAACCCGACCAACGTTTGCTACCTCAGGAAGACATGCGTTTTCTGTTCCTTCGCGCGGCTCCCCAAGGAGGACGGTGCTTACCGATACACGCTCGAGCAGGTGCTCGACGAGGCGGCTGTGGCGGGGAATGGCCTGACGAAAGAGTTCCACATCGTTGGCGGCCTCGATATGCACGCGGGCCTCGACTACTACAGCGAGATGTTCCGGGAGCTCAAGACGCGGCATCCGCAGGTTCACATCAAGGCCCTCACGGCGGTTGAGATTGCACACATCGCCCGTATCGAGAAGATGTCCATCGAGGAGGTTTTGATCGCCCTGCGCGAAGCCGGCCTCGACACTTTGCCGGGCGGGGGCGCCGAGGTATTCGGGCGCGGCGTAAGAATGGAGATAGCGGACAAGAAGCTCGCTGCCGAGGATTGGATCGCCGTCCACCGGACGGCTCATCGGCTGGGAATCAGGTCGAACTGCACGATGCTTTACGGCCACGTCGAGACGATCGAGGACCGCGTTGAGCATCTCGGAATTCTTAGATCTCTGCAGGACGAGACCGGCGGCTTCCTCGCGTACATCCCACTCGCGTACCATCCGGACAACAATGCGCTCGGCATCGAGCTGGGCCGCGAGGGCACGGCTACGACCGGGTTCGACGACCTTAGAAATCTGGCAGTGGGGCGGCTCTTCCTCGACAACTTCGAGCACGTCAAAACGCACTGGATCATGGTTACGCCTTTCCTCTCGCAGATTGCGCTCTCGTTCGGAGTCAATGATCTGGAGGGCACGGTCGTACGCGAGAAGATCTACCATGAAGCTGGCGCAACGACGGCGCAGGGACTCGGGCTCGACGATCTGCTCAAATTGATCCGCGACGCTGGGAAGATTCCGGCGGAGCGCGATTCGTTCTACAACATCCTGCGGACGTTCGACGGACCGCACGCGGCGGCGGCATGACTTTGACCATCGGCCGCATCCCGTACATCAACTGCTATCCCGTTTACGGGGCCATCGACCGCGGGCTGATCCGGATCGATGCAGACCTCGTCGATGGAGTGCCGACGGCGCTGAACGCTTTGATGGCGGCCGGGAAGCTCGACGTGAGCGTTGTCTCCGCCGTGGAGTATGCGAGGGATTCGCGTCGCTACCTCCTGCTCCCCGATCTGGCGATCTCCTGCGACGGGCCGGTGCGAAGCGTGATGCTCTTTTCGAAGCGGCCGGCGACCGAGCTGTCTCAGAGGCGCGTGCTCGTCAGCCGAAGCTCCATGACGAGTGTGGCGCTCCTGGAGCTGCTTTTCGACAACGTGTGGCACGCGCATCCGCTCTTCGTACCGACAGACGCAGAGATAAGTGATGTCGCAAGATTCGGCACCGAAGAGCACGAAGCCCGGCTCGTCATCGGCGACGCGGCACTTCTGCTGGAAAGCAGCTCCGCTGCCGAAGCGCATCGCGCCGACAAATGGTCGCAACTTGCAGCAATTCCCGATTACCCATACGCATACGACCTTGGCGACGAGTGGAAGCGGTGGACCGGACTTCCATTCGTCTTTGCCGTGTGGGTTGCGCAACGCAACGTGGCGGTGGATGCCGCGCTTGCAGCGCACGCCGGACTCATCGCATCCCGAGACTGGGGCATTGCCAATGTACGCACGCTTGCCAGACAGGCGTCGCAAGCAACGGGCGTCACCGTCGGCGCATGCGAGGAATACCTGGAAGGCCTCGACTACGGGCTGTCTTACCCGCACCTCGCGGGTCTCACGGAGTTTTATCGTCGTCTCGTCGAGAGGGGCAGCGTGCCCAATGGCACTTTGACATTCCTCCCGGCTGCGTGATGGCGCGCGACCTCCTCGACTTCTACGCCAATGCCCCGCTCGTCGAGCTGGGAATGGAGGCAGACCGCGTCCGGGAGCGACTGCATCCCGGCAACATCGTCTCGTATATCATCGATCGAAACATCAACTACACGAATGTCTGCGTAGCCGATTGCGGCTTCTGCGCTTTCTACAGGCGGCCGAAGCACGGCGAAGGCTACACGCTCTCATTCGAGCAGATCGGCGCCAAGATCGACGAAGCCAAGGCCCTCGGCGCAGTACAGATACTGATTCAGGGCGGCCACAATCCGTACATCCCGTTTCAGTGGTATCTGGATCTGATGCAGTACATCAAGCACAACCATCCGATTCACATTCACGGGTTCAGCCCGAGCGAGGTGGACTTTTTCGCAAAGCTGTTCCGGATGGAGGCGATCGACGTCATTCGCGCGCTTCGTGCCGCCGGCCTCGATTCGATCCCGGGCGGCGGAGGGGAGATTCTCGTGCAGCGAGTGCGCGACATCGTCGCGCGCAAGAAGGCCGGCGCAGACAGGTGGCTCGAGATCATGGAGCTCGCGCACGGCGAGGGAATGAAAACTTCGGTCACGATGATGTACGGCATTGGCGAGACTCTCGCCGAGCGGATGGAGCATCTGGAGCGCGTCCGTGAAGTGCAGGCGCGGACGGCCGGATTTACAGCGTTCATCTGCTGGCCGCTCCAGCCCGAGAACACGCCGACGATGTCGAATCAGCCGAAGACCGGCGCCGACGAGTATCTCCGTACTGTGGCCATCGCACGGATCGTCCTCGACAACGTTCCGAACCTGCAGTCGAGCTGGGTGACGATGGGAATGAAGATCGGGCAGATCGCGCTCCGCTTCGGATGCAACGACTTCGGGTCGTTGATGATCGAGGAGAACGTCGTGTCCGCGGCGAACACGACGCATCGAACCTCGACAGAGGAGATGGAGCGCCTCATTTCTGACGCCGGATTCAGACCCGTGCGCCGACGCCAGGACTACTCGCTCATCGAGTCCGCGGCGCATGCCGCCTGAGCGACCGCCCATCGCTCGCACCGGCATCGGCTACGATTCGCACCGCTTCGCACCCGGCCGCGCTCTCATCCTCGGCGGCGTAACAATCCCATCGGAAGTTGGTCTGGAGGGGCACTCCGACGCTGACGCGGTCGCGCATGCGGTTACTGACGCACTGCTCGGCGCTGCCTGCGAAGGCGACATCGGCACGATGTTTCCGGATACCGACCCCGCTAACAGGAACCGGGATTCTCTGGAGATGCTTTCCCTCGCCGTCGAGCGCTTGAAGAGCAAAGGATTTTTCGTCGTGCACGCCGACATCACGGTAATCGCTGAGCGTCCGCGCATCGGGCCTCATCGCGCG contains:
- a CDS encoding carbamate kinase, with protein sequence MSDGQRTAVVALGGNALSPPGERSTIADQFRHTRESLAAIVDLARDGWHLCVVHGNGPQVGDELIRNEVARADVEPLPLGVLVAATAGWIGYMIQQSLDNALRKAGIARSVTTIVTQVQVDPSDSALLNPSKFIGHAIPEDRAAALIGEGHSVKQDANGMYRRVVGSPVPRGIHDMEIIKPLVESGTIVIACGGGGVPVYTDALKNLEGVDAIIDKDAVAAVLAAELGAELLLILTSVDAVYADWGTPAKRALSTMTVAEAQSLDAAKAFGEGSMAPKVRAAADFVSKTGGRAIIAALDQGMEAVHGRAGTTIAR
- the sucC gene encoding ADP-forming succinate--CoA ligase subunit beta, with product MNIHEYQAKEIFRAAGIPIPPGEVATTPDEAEKIARKFGGTVVVKAQVHAGGRGKAGGVKLAKTPEEAREAAARILALTIKDLPVKKVLVTPAAEIATEAYVGVIVDRASKRPVFMVSPAGGIDIEEVAEKTPEKIRRHPVDPRYGLRTYEAMELGFFLYDDVKQARAAAKIMQQLYSAFIASGGSLAEINPLVTTPSGDVVALDAKMVVDDNELDRLPNLAALRDETAEAPSEVEARNASLTFIKLDGNVGCVVNGAGLAMATMDLVKYYGGEPANFLDIGGSSNPEKVVAALRIITADPNVKAILFNIFGGITRTDDVANGIVTATKLNPLKVPIVIRLTGTNEEIAVKILEENGFVAMTDMDEAVQKAVALATGKAA
- the sucD gene encoding succinate--CoA ligase subunit alpha, with the translated sequence MSIFIDNDTRLIVQGITGRDGSFHARQMMEYGTRVVGGVTPGKGGQKFDGTVPIFNTVEQAVAETGANASVIYVPPMFAADAMMEAADAGIPFIVCITEGVAVLDMTKVYPFVREKGARLLGPNCPGLISPGKSKVGIIPGRICTPGPIGLVSRSGTLTYEVVFQMTRANLGQTTCVGIGGDPINGTSFIDCLAAFEADPDTQAVVMIGEIGGTDEQEAAAFVKAKMSKPVVGFIAGQTAPPGRRMGHAGAIISGSSGTAAEKMEAFEKNGIAVARRPIDVVQLLR
- the ndk gene encoding nucleoside-diphosphate kinase; translation: MAGSRTLSIIKPDAFASGKAGKIISHLEDAGFQIVASRVLRLTQEQAGAFYAVHKERPFFGPLTTFMTSGACMPMVLERDDAVAALRRTIGATDPAEAEEGTVRKLYAESKERNAIHASDSDENAEREVAFFFPATELLQAR
- a CDS encoding DUF177 domain-containing protein, whose protein sequence is MLSFDIRSLESQAAHVDGTVSPDDPVWEARDMRPARPIHVEGRLSAAGPGRFYFSGRMSGTSEMPCRRCLEDVRVEVSEDEHFIFSAAGEEETDDPDVFPFDPQAHQLDMRPAVREAWLLAAPAFVQCREDCKGICPTCGTDWNVADCDCEPVTIDSRWEKLRAIRDDLS
- the rpmF gene encoding 50S ribosomal protein L32, which codes for MAVPKRRTSKRKKRARNTHKIAPSIAIQKCPRCQSMKRPHHVCEECGYYDGEQRVAAREA
- the plsX gene encoding phosphate acyltransferase PlsX, which encodes MARIALDAMGGDFAPRAPIAGALHALTELEHDHVVQLVGHTRSIENQLSALLEGELAGCRHVRERITIVDAPDTIAMSDKPTAALRSGSNNTVSVGLRLQVDAESDAFVSAGNTGAQMAASALLLGRHAGLTRPAIATIFPTARKPLVFLDSGANVDCSANELVQFAWLGSVYAEYVLGRYKPAVGLLSIGEEKEKGNTTSKAAYALFQSAGFNFHGNVEGRDLPAGASDRGPIDVVVCDGFVGNVVLKFYEAVMPMIVGLLTDVPSFDRGKLEAALGPLDSTSYGGAPLLGVRGVSIICHGNSSPRAIKNAVKVAVRAVETRVNEHIEERLLGLVSGSGTGQVA
- a CDS encoding beta-ketoacyl-ACP synthase III produces the protein MKRPIAAVVGTGRGVPEGVMTNHDFAAIGIETSHEWIVERSGIVERRIARNGETTCSMAADAARKAMERANVHPGQLDTIILSTATPDRLLPSTAVDLQAELGAGRAAAFDIGAACAGWLYAMTVAEGMITSGTSETVLVVGAEKMSAIVDWKDRATCVLFGDGAGAAILQRAKTGKGILSAYMRSDGKLADLLYRPAGGATNQFSQQVLDERTHYVRMAGREVFKHAVRSMSDAADRALDAARLTGDDIDLLIPHQANVRIIEATAKHSGIPMEKVYVNVDRFGNTSSASIPIAIDEAIERGQIHEGSTVLLVAFGAGFTWASMIIRF